Proteins found in one Solitalea lacus genomic segment:
- a CDS encoding RagB/SusD family nutrient uptake outer membrane protein, which yields MKKNKLNYINRYAFRIMIASALTLSLPACHGKLNLEPFDSLNENQVFSDSKTLRNYLNGAYGTNTSGLKNSSFYGSSLITSQNYQGVDLYSTGSGSLSQYIMTANSSGNPSWTVAYSVNFIANKVIEKTVEPSLSTFKGEAHFIRAITLFDLARAYCRPFTNLAAKPDDPNTGLPIVLIASGIQADPFALLPGRATLRETYTQIISDLKEAQNLCPVSEPKTSAINYASKDAATALLARVYLYMGDWDNAINEASKIVSANKYALWNAAELKDIFTKSKTSEEIFTLAFDAGSPNSIFMTEVKSGMFITPNWLNILGDPINSADARKNHIVKVANTNNYRLSKYDQPVGTAFVDVRVLRYAEVILNRAEAYAEKGMLMEAVTDVNALRSKRGLPPFASALQAEVLDEIKKQRRLEFLGEGFAKVDIFRKNDTRPAITGTPYIINEIKPDDFRAVFPIPLAEVHYNKNVKQNPGYGDN from the coding sequence ATGAAAAAGAATAAACTTAATTATATAAATAGGTATGCTTTCAGAATAATGATAGCCTCAGCATTGACACTATCGTTGCCGGCATGCCATGGCAAACTTAATCTGGAACCTTTTGACAGTTTAAACGAAAATCAGGTTTTTTCGGATAGCAAAACCTTGAGGAATTATTTGAATGGTGCCTACGGAACAAATACATCAGGCCTAAAGAATTCCTCTTTCTATGGTAGCAGTTTAATTACCAGTCAGAATTATCAGGGAGTGGATTTATATTCGACCGGATCGGGCTCTCTTTCGCAGTACATTATGACCGCTAATAGTTCGGGTAATCCAAGCTGGACAGTTGCTTATTCTGTTAACTTCATTGCCAACAAGGTAATTGAAAAAACTGTTGAACCTTCTTTAAGTACCTTCAAAGGGGAGGCTCATTTTATCCGGGCAATCACTCTGTTTGATCTGGCCCGAGCTTATTGCCGTCCATTTACTAACCTGGCAGCTAAACCTGATGATCCTAATACAGGTTTACCAATTGTCTTAATTGCATCTGGTATTCAGGCTGATCCGTTTGCCTTGCTTCCCGGACGGGCTACCTTGCGTGAAACTTATACGCAAATAATCAGCGATTTAAAAGAAGCACAAAATCTATGTCCTGTTTCGGAGCCCAAAACCTCAGCCATTAATTATGCATCTAAAGATGCCGCCACTGCTTTATTGGCCAGGGTATACCTGTACATGGGCGACTGGGATAATGCCATTAATGAAGCGTCAAAGATCGTTTCTGCTAACAAGTATGCATTATGGAATGCCGCCGAATTAAAGGATATCTTCACTAAAAGTAAAACTTCGGAAGAGATTTTCACGTTGGCCTTTGATGCCGGTTCACCTAACAGTATTTTCATGACGGAAGTAAAGAGTGGCATGTTCATTACACCAAACTGGCTCAATATTTTGGGTGATCCCATTAACTCAGCTGATGCACGCAAGAACCATATTGTTAAGGTTGCCAATACCAATAACTACCGGCTTTCTAAATATGATCAACCTGTTGGGACAGCCTTTGTTGACGTTCGGGTATTACGTTATGCAGAAGTTATATTAAATAGAGCCGAAGCCTATGCAGAAAAAGGCATGCTTATGGAAGCCGTGACCGATGTCAATGCCTTACGCAGTAAACGCGGTCTTCCCCCATTTGCATCAGCATTGCAGGCTGAAGTGTTGGATGAAATTAAGAAGCAGCGGCGTCTGGAGTTTTTGGGTGAGGGCTTTGCTAAGGTTGATATTTTCAGGAAGAATGATACTCGTCCTGCAATAACCGGAACACCTTATATCATTAATGAAATCAAGCCTGATGATTTTAGGGCGGTGTTCCCCATCCCGCTTGCAGAGGTTCATTATAATAAAAACGTCAAGCAAAATCCCGGGTACGGGGATAACTAG
- a CDS encoding TlpA disulfide reductase family protein: protein MKKITLSLIFIISCITANAQERGFTIKAKLQNVGKFKVFIAYTSAQKHVIDTNYVVENGSLIFRGRLNEPTVVTMGVRNPALSIKVGKGAIPSPILKFFLDNDDLVITGDANEIYRADVKGGKQNSEWAVIKAQQAELTHKEWTAAKEGYAAIAKNGDSSLFKKAQSLRIANSKQDEALQKAFIRKYPGSLVSMYFLSNMINSLSIDELETSFKRLSNEHKHSDFAQRIVDKINNSKATAIGKTAIELNKKDMNGNAVNLQTLKGKYVLLDFWGSWCGPCRQSHPHLKEWYSKYKDQGFEIVGIAHEQGNDLPASRASWQKAINEDGINWIQVLNNEDMEKFNAVKAYGVTAFPTKLLLDKEGKIIARSVGESADFDKKLKEIFGK from the coding sequence ATGAAGAAAATAACACTGTCGCTGATATTTATTATCAGCTGTATAACCGCTAACGCCCAGGAAAGGGGTTTTACCATTAAAGCTAAGCTACAAAATGTAGGCAAGTTCAAAGTTTTTATAGCTTATACTTCGGCACAAAAACATGTAATAGATACTAATTATGTTGTGGAGAATGGGTCTCTGATTTTTAGAGGAAGGCTAAACGAGCCAACAGTAGTGACAATGGGAGTCCGTAATCCTGCCTTGAGCATTAAGGTTGGAAAAGGTGCTATTCCCTCACCAATTTTGAAATTCTTTTTGGATAATGATGACCTAGTTATTACGGGCGATGCAAATGAAATTTACCGGGCCGATGTAAAGGGTGGCAAGCAAAATTCGGAGTGGGCAGTTATTAAAGCACAACAAGCTGAACTAACTCACAAAGAATGGACGGCAGCAAAAGAGGGGTATGCAGCAATAGCTAAAAATGGGGATTCTTCGCTGTTTAAAAAAGCGCAATCCCTTCGCATAGCTAATAGTAAACAAGATGAAGCCTTACAAAAGGCATTCATTAGAAAATACCCTGGTTCATTGGTGAGCATGTATTTTCTGTCTAATATGATTAACAGTTTGTCGATTGACGAATTGGAAACATCATTTAAACGGTTGAGTAATGAACATAAACACTCAGACTTTGCGCAGCGTATTGTTGATAAAATTAACAACAGTAAAGCTACTGCTATTGGAAAAACAGCAATTGAACTCAATAAAAAAGATATGAACGGCAATGCTGTAAATCTGCAAACACTAAAAGGGAAATATGTACTGCTCGATTTCTGGGGTAGCTGGTGTGGGCCTTGTCGTCAGAGTCATCCGCATCTGAAAGAATGGTATTCAAAATATAAGGATCAGGGTTTTGAGATTGTGGGGATCGCTCATGAACAGGGGAATGATCTGCCTGCTTCAAGAGCTTCCTGGCAGAAGGCTATTAATGAAGACGGAATTAATTGGATACAGGTACTGAATAACGAGGATATGGAAAAGTTTAATGCGGTTAAAGCTTATGGAGTCACCGCATTTCCTACCAAGCTGTTGTTGGATAAAGAAGGTAAAATCATTGCACGCTCTGTAGGAGAAAGCGCTGATTTTGATAAGAAGCTGAAAGAGATCTTCGGCAAATAA
- a CDS encoding thioredoxin family protein — protein sequence MKKIFSLLFLLISANTLFAQEGIIFDHGTWKEILTKAKQENKLVFVDVYTSWCGPCKKMVAEVFPKKEVGDVFNASFINYKIDAEKGEGMQIAKEFGVKSYPTYLFVNGDGGLVYRSGGYNEAKKFLQEATIALKEKKDPKPLAKWEDEYDAGQRSKEFLLGYLKKRATLKAPSAEVIEVLVPQLTPADLLSQEFLTSVIYSNENIAYVPKGKFFNYVINHHDEIDALLAKNKNYSLRVLDNGIQQYFISDIIAKNKEGMLPVMEAAKKQVMGLLKADDIETISKRLRMDYYKGTHNSQKLIPAALDYVNNGLMKTDIAGMIAADVADYQKFRQPYLDGKADSSKVEQWHTMNRIMANQRVCNFSYNLREAAEAIYHNVEDKKVLAQAAEWAKKAATYFPHFSNEAVYAGLLLKCEKKQEAIEMMKKASEDNIIKGKDQQKMILSNIEKAEKGEMPEKLWKL from the coding sequence ATGAAAAAGATTTTTTCGCTACTGTTTCTATTAATATCTGCCAATACGCTATTTGCCCAGGAAGGTATCATCTTCGATCATGGTACCTGGAAGGAAATATTGACTAAAGCAAAACAAGAGAATAAACTGGTATTTGTAGATGTATATACCAGCTGGTGCGGGCCATGTAAGAAAATGGTTGCTGAAGTTTTTCCAAAGAAAGAAGTAGGCGATGTTTTTAATGCCTCATTTATTAATTACAAAATTGATGCGGAGAAAGGAGAAGGTATGCAAATAGCAAAAGAATTTGGCGTTAAGTCTTATCCTACTTATCTGTTTGTGAATGGCGATGGCGGATTGGTTTACCGGTCGGGTGGGTATAACGAGGCCAAAAAGTTTTTACAAGAGGCAACTATTGCCCTTAAAGAAAAAAAAGATCCAAAACCTCTTGCTAAATGGGAAGATGAATACGATGCAGGACAACGGAGTAAAGAGTTTTTGCTTGGCTACCTGAAAAAAAGAGCGACACTAAAAGCTCCCAGCGCAGAGGTTATTGAGGTTTTAGTTCCCCAGCTTACACCAGCCGATCTTTTGAGTCAGGAGTTTTTAACTTCTGTAATATATTCTAATGAGAATATAGCTTATGTGCCAAAGGGTAAATTTTTCAACTATGTTATCAATCATCATGATGAAATTGATGCTCTTTTAGCTAAAAATAAAAATTATTCATTGCGTGTATTAGACAATGGCATTCAGCAATATTTTATTAGTGATATTATCGCCAAAAATAAGGAGGGGATGCTGCCAGTGATGGAGGCTGCTAAAAAGCAGGTAATGGGCTTGCTGAAAGCTGATGACATCGAAACAATTTCTAAAAGGCTTAGAATGGATTATTATAAAGGAACACATAATTCCCAAAAGCTCATTCCTGCTGCATTAGACTATGTTAATAATGGTCTTATGAAAACAGATATTGCCGGAATGATAGCTGCAGATGTAGCTGATTATCAGAAATTCAGACAACCCTACCTTGATGGAAAAGCTGATTCTTCAAAAGTTGAACAATGGCATACAATGAATAGAATAATGGCAAACCAGCGGGTATGCAATTTCTCTTACAATTTACGTGAGGCTGCAGAAGCGATTTACCATAATGTTGAAGACAAAAAGGTATTAGCGCAAGCTGCTGAATGGGCAAAAAAAGCAGCAACCTATTTTCCTCATTTTTCTAATGAAGCTGTGTATGCGGGCTTGCTTTTAAAGTGTGAAAAGAAACAAGAAGCTATTGAAATGATGAAAAAAGCAAGTGAAGATAATATTATAAAAGGCAAAGATCAACAGAAAATGATACTGAGCAATATTGAGAAAGCGGAGAAGGGTGAGATGCCGGAGAAACTGTGGAAGCTTTAG
- the cysC gene encoding adenylyl-sulfate kinase, with product MIIQLTGLSGAGKTTIAGLTAIELSKHGFPVEIIDGDRYRATICKDLGFSEDDRKENIRRLGAVANDFALSGHISIIAAINPFECIRKELAGKYNAKIVWVNCAIERLIERDTKGLYKRALLPDGHPEKVYHFTGISQAYESPENADLILNTDRETPVHSAQVLADFILKTQKPQESKIKQIISPNE from the coding sequence GTGATTATTCAACTAACAGGGCTTTCTGGCGCAGGAAAAACCACCATTGCTGGGTTAACTGCAATAGAATTGAGCAAACATGGATTTCCAGTAGAAATAATTGATGGCGACAGGTACAGAGCAACCATATGCAAAGATTTGGGATTTTCAGAAGATGATAGGAAAGAAAACATAAGAAGATTAGGAGCTGTTGCCAACGATTTTGCCTTAAGTGGCCATATAAGTATTATTGCTGCAATTAACCCTTTTGAATGCATTAGAAAGGAACTAGCGGGAAAATATAATGCGAAGATTGTTTGGGTAAATTGTGCAATTGAAAGATTGATCGAGCGCGACACTAAGGGTCTATATAAGCGAGCCTTATTACCTGATGGTCACCCTGAAAAGGTTTATCATTTTACAGGAATCAGTCAGGCTTATGAATCCCCTGAAAATGCTGACCTGATTTTAAACACCGATAGGGAAACACCTGTGCATTCGGCCCAAGTTTTAGCTGATTTTATTTTAAAGACACAAAAACCTCAAGAAAGCAAAATCAAGCAAATTATCTCACCAAATGAATAA
- a CDS encoding phage tail protein, whose translation MDEYLAIIKLFAGNFAPRGYAICQGQLLPISQNSALFSVLGTTYGGDGQTTFGLPDLRGRVAVGYGQGRGLSNYVLGEVTGMENVTLTLNNLPAHNHAIIGTVQLPVNVDSSATDSPSGSYPGPTPGNTYNPTPSPGEFAGNLTTNLNTAITGNSIPVSIIQPTLALNYIICTQGVFPSRN comes from the coding sequence ATGGATGAATACTTAGCAATCATTAAGCTTTTTGCTGGAAACTTTGCTCCAAGAGGATATGCAATTTGTCAGGGACAACTACTACCTATCTCTCAAAATTCAGCATTGTTTTCAGTTTTGGGAACCACCTATGGAGGCGACGGACAAACTACATTTGGACTGCCGGATCTTAGAGGGCGTGTCGCAGTAGGTTATGGACAAGGAAGAGGGCTTTCAAACTATGTATTAGGAGAGGTTACCGGTATGGAAAATGTAACCCTTACCCTTAATAATTTACCTGCGCATAATCACGCTATAATCGGGACTGTACAATTACCAGTAAATGTAGATTCTTCAGCTACAGATAGTCCTTCGGGTTCTTACCCTGGCCCAACTCCAGGAAATACTTATAACCCAACTCCTAGCCCTGGTGAGTTTGCCGGTAATCTTACTACTAATTTGAACACAGCCATTACTGGCAATAGCATCCCTGTAAGTATTATACAGCCAACTCTTGCGCTGAATTACATTATTTGTACTCAAGGTGTATTCCCGTCAAGAAATTAA
- a CDS encoding aspartyl/asparaginyl beta-hydroxylase domain-containing protein, whose protein sequence is MAHFNQNDYAGEWTSIALRSASGLISDVFAHPNADYQDTPLLAHCTYFRSIIDSFNCEKESVRLLSLAPGSKINEHVDQAGGYADGFHRLHIPIQTNAKVEFIVDGKHVPMKVGECWYADFSLPHSVVNNSNEARIHLVIDCKRNQWSDELFEQCGYDFSLEQAGNKYDNETILKVIDELEQLDSPVSRELIEQLKSQLN, encoded by the coding sequence ATGGCCCATTTCAACCAAAATGATTATGCTGGAGAATGGACTAGCATTGCCCTGAGATCGGCATCAGGATTGATTTCAGATGTTTTTGCCCATCCCAATGCAGATTATCAAGATACTCCATTACTAGCCCACTGCACTTATTTTCGTTCTATTATAGACTCGTTTAATTGTGAAAAGGAAAGCGTTCGACTTTTGTCTTTAGCACCGGGTAGCAAAATTAATGAGCACGTAGATCAGGCAGGAGGATATGCTGATGGGTTTCATCGTTTACATATACCTATTCAAACGAATGCAAAGGTTGAATTTATTGTAGACGGAAAGCATGTTCCTATGAAGGTTGGAGAGTGTTGGTATGCTGATTTTAGCTTACCACACAGTGTTGTTAATAATAGCAATGAAGCGAGAATTCATTTAGTTATTGACTGCAAACGTAACCAATGGTCGGATGAGTTATTTGAACAATGCGGCTATGACTTTAGTTTAGAGCAAGCTGGAAATAAATACGATAATGAAACTATTTTGAAAGTAATAGATGAATTAGAACAGTTAGATTCTCCGGTTTCCAGAGAACTCATTGAACAATTAAAAAGTCAGCTTAATTAG
- a CDS encoding ABC transporter substrate-binding protein, which yields MTEKRVGVLLPRSSLYPTLSIDLMSGFKAYLKKSEVSVKIFSENIGFGEAEAVVYTKVEKLLLDEDVSFVIAFIDHTEAFKLVPLFSKLNKLLVVMDPGGHIPIDWQSSPFCYTLSLQAAFGSRLTGQLSGQEGAVRPVFATSFYDGGYLQCFAYQKGIEAGGGQIQSHLVVPYVREDFSISPLHDVLEQKQPDSILAQFSIESGEFFLKEYTRSGLYKKLKLYTSPFMLEETWLNSMDYPFEGIKGHVTWFHDLENESNHLFKRTLGGQSNIFSMFGWETGQFFIQCTTILNKYNGVIVDATHELEAIAFESPRGVVEMHSTSHHLVAPMYITEVIPSQSGKCKLQLIDTVPDIIEKFEQYKIEKPEGVFSKWTNTYLCI from the coding sequence ATGACAGAAAAAAGAGTAGGAGTATTACTTCCTCGATCTTCGCTATACCCGACTTTATCAATTGACTTAATGTCTGGTTTTAAGGCCTACTTGAAAAAATCCGAGGTTTCTGTTAAGATATTTTCTGAAAATATAGGTTTTGGAGAAGCAGAGGCTGTAGTTTATACCAAAGTAGAAAAGCTTCTTTTGGATGAAGATGTTTCATTTGTTATTGCATTTATCGATCATACCGAGGCATTTAAGCTGGTGCCATTATTTTCTAAGCTTAATAAGCTTTTAGTCGTAATGGATCCGGGAGGGCATATTCCTATCGACTGGCAATCTTCCCCATTTTGTTATACATTATCCCTTCAGGCTGCATTTGGTAGTAGGCTCACAGGCCAATTGTCAGGACAAGAAGGAGCTGTTCGCCCCGTTTTTGCCACTTCTTTCTATGACGGAGGATATTTACAATGCTTCGCTTACCAGAAAGGAATTGAGGCTGGCGGTGGGCAGATTCAATCCCATTTAGTTGTTCCATACGTTAGAGAAGATTTTAGCATTTCTCCTTTACATGACGTTTTGGAGCAAAAACAACCAGATTCAATTTTGGCGCAGTTTTCAATAGAATCCGGTGAATTTTTCCTGAAAGAATACACTCGTAGTGGTTTATATAAAAAACTAAAGCTTTACACTTCTCCATTTATGCTCGAAGAGACATGGCTTAATTCTATGGATTATCCTTTTGAGGGTATCAAGGGTCATGTAACATGGTTTCACGATCTTGAAAATGAATCGAATCATTTGTTTAAAAGAACCTTAGGAGGCCAAAGTAACATTTTCTCAATGTTTGGTTGGGAAACTGGTCAATTCTTCATCCAGTGTACTACTATTCTAAATAAATATAACGGAGTAATAGTTGATGCAACTCACGAACTTGAGGCCATCGCATTTGAGAGCCCTAGGGGGGTGGTTGAAATGCATAGCACTTCTCATCATTTGGTAGCTCCTATGTACATCACTGAAGTAATACCTAGTCAATCTGGCAAATGTAAACTTCAGCTTATTGACACAGTTCCTGATATTATTGAAAAATTTGAGCAATACAAAATAGAAAAACCTGAAGGAGTATTCTCCAAATGGACCAATACTTACTTGTGCATTTAA
- a CDS encoding phytanoyl-CoA dioxygenase family protein produces the protein MNKTKAELFRSEDLGVLNTFHLKRFWDKTMKKRAGIIPQDAFLAEWTTDTTLLNILGVGLEQTIIYLYNEAPDFNAFENWILRLNNNALDEEKIKLFNASFFEDKLSESLLTDSILSEDDMLFWERNGYVIVRNAVPKEDCDAVIAALTKFLSIDLNNPITWYNEHSARQGIMVQLFQHPALEKNRNSPKIKAAYEQLWNRTDLWVSTDRVSFNPPENENWKFPGPHLHWDVSLELPIPFGLQGLLYLSDTQADQGAFTLVPGFQHRIESWINSLPFETDPRKEDLHQLGATPITANAGDFIIWHQALPHGSSSNTSHLPRMVQYINYAPIDSEVKTKWK, from the coding sequence ATGAATAAAACTAAAGCTGAGCTTTTTCGATCAGAAGATCTGGGAGTGTTGAATACCTTTCATTTGAAACGTTTCTGGGATAAAACCATGAAGAAGAGGGCTGGCATTATACCTCAAGATGCCTTTCTAGCAGAATGGACCACCGACACCACCTTGTTAAATATTCTTGGAGTTGGACTTGAACAAACCATAATTTACCTCTATAATGAAGCGCCTGATTTCAATGCTTTCGAAAACTGGATTCTAAGGTTAAATAATAATGCTTTAGATGAAGAAAAAATCAAATTATTTAATGCCAGTTTCTTTGAGGACAAACTTTCTGAAAGCTTATTAACAGATAGTATTTTAAGTGAGGATGATATGTTATTTTGGGAACGTAACGGCTATGTAATAGTACGTAACGCTGTCCCTAAAGAAGATTGCGATGCAGTAATTGCCGCTCTTACCAAATTTTTGTCTATTGATTTGAACAATCCGATAACTTGGTACAATGAGCATTCAGCCCGTCAGGGTATAATGGTACAATTGTTTCAGCATCCTGCTTTAGAAAAGAACAGAAACTCACCCAAAATCAAAGCTGCATACGAGCAACTATGGAATAGAACCGACTTATGGGTAAGTACTGACAGAGTAAGTTTTAATCCGCCAGAAAATGAAAACTGGAAGTTCCCCGGCCCCCACTTACATTGGGATGTAAGCCTTGAATTACCAATTCCTTTTGGCTTGCAAGGATTACTTTATTTATCAGATACACAGGCAGATCAAGGTGCATTTACCTTAGTTCCTGGCTTTCAACATAGAATTGAAAGTTGGATCAATAGTTTACCATTTGAAACGGATCCACGAAAAGAAGATCTTCATCAATTAGGAGCTACCCCAATAACTGCAAATGCCGGAGATTTTATTATTTGGCACCAGGCTTTACCTCATGGCAGCAGTAGTAATACTTCTCATTTGCCACGCATGGTACAGTACATTAATTATGCACCAATTGATTCTGAGGTGAAAACTAAATGGAAGTAA
- a CDS encoding TlpA disulfide reductase family protein, with amino-acid sequence MIKQVLTFFGLAFAMTSMAQENSQKQAYVIKGQLNELQQDAKVFLEYRNSNGRVQDSAIVQNGQFMLKGAITETTFATITLKPLQEDKELSAIEKRFTADQQSFFLEKGAITLKGNNQVKTAVIKGGKAQADYLLLQSQLKPLQEKMDPLSLKIRQFFKEKNEAAVAELSPKLQEIRREMNKVEEDFIRQHPDSFVSLNLLDQRGGVIDVAKFEPLFTNLSNSLKNTSVGKKLAANLSKALKTAIGQPAIDFSMNNTEGHPVSLSSLKGKYVLVDFWASWCGPCRAENPHVVKAYQQFKDKNFEILAVSLDNDKEAWLKAINDDKLPWLHVSDLKGWKNAVANEYGISAVPQNLLLDPNGIIVAKNLRGEELARKLDEVLEK; translated from the coding sequence ATGATTAAACAAGTGTTAACATTTTTCGGGCTGGCCTTTGCCATGACTTCAATGGCCCAGGAAAATAGCCAAAAGCAAGCCTATGTTATTAAAGGTCAGTTGAATGAATTGCAGCAAGATGCTAAGGTTTTTCTTGAATATCGTAATAGTAACGGGCGGGTTCAGGATTCAGCAATCGTGCAAAACGGACAATTCATGCTCAAAGGTGCAATAACCGAAACAACCTTCGCAACAATTACTCTAAAGCCCTTGCAAGAAGATAAGGAATTATCGGCCATTGAGAAAAGGTTCACTGCTGATCAGCAGTCGTTTTTTCTCGAAAAAGGCGCTATCACTTTAAAGGGCAATAATCAGGTGAAAACGGCTGTCATAAAAGGCGGCAAGGCTCAAGCCGATTATTTATTGTTGCAATCGCAGTTAAAACCCTTGCAGGAAAAAATGGATCCTTTAAGCCTTAAAATTAGGCAGTTTTTTAAAGAAAAGAACGAAGCTGCAGTGGCGGAGTTAAGTCCAAAATTACAGGAGATACGAAGGGAGATGAATAAGGTAGAAGAAGACTTCATTCGTCAGCATCCTGACTCATTCGTGAGTCTTAATTTATTGGATCAAAGAGGCGGGGTTATTGATGTAGCTAAATTTGAGCCTTTATTTACTAATCTGAGTAACTCATTAAAGAATACTTCTGTTGGAAAGAAGTTGGCGGCCAATTTAAGTAAGGCTCTGAAAACGGCAATCGGTCAACCGGCGATTGATTTCAGTATGAATAATACCGAAGGGCATCCGGTTTCGTTATCGTCATTAAAAGGTAAGTACGTTTTGGTTGATTTCTGGGCCAGCTGGTGCGGACCATGCAGGGCTGAAAATCCACATGTAGTAAAAGCCTATCAACAATTTAAAGACAAAAACTTTGAAATTCTGGCAGTTTCTCTTGACAATGACAAAGAAGCCTGGTTAAAAGCTATTAATGATGATAAACTGCCTTGGCTTCATGTGAGCGATTTAAAAGGATGGAAAAATGCTGTTGCTAATGAGTATGGTATTTCTGCCGTTCCACAAAATTTACTGCTCGATCCTAATGGTATTATTGTAGCCAAAAACCTTAGGGGAGAGGAATTAGCTCGAAAATTAGACGAGGTGCTCGAAAAGTAA
- a CDS encoding sulfotransferase, producing MFEKINSDLIKNWIPVKLTNSANQWLFEWLYIGDKRFIEPFFDETIAICRSQPFNSKPIRLASDFDSTVFQANHVDSIAPSAIIFHVSRCGSTLLSQLLGINEQCISLAEVPLFDDILRFHLKNPKVAQVNQREALNAAVKLMGKKRDESERSLFIKVDSWHVFFYETYRKLYPSVPFILLYRSPDEVIRSHQQLRGMQAAPGVIEPEVFGFKPEDVNYANLDAYICDVLIKYQQQFQKIVQTDINAHLINYNEGPLKMMEKVFRITGKSVTDEVWNEIVERSSFHSKHPDRKFTEERKQELNISELNMAFKLYNELEEIRTSVTSI from the coding sequence ATGTTCGAAAAGATAAACTCAGATTTAATTAAAAATTGGATTCCGGTTAAGTTAACTAATTCAGCTAATCAATGGTTATTTGAATGGTTGTATATAGGTGATAAACGATTTATAGAACCCTTTTTTGATGAAACAATAGCAATCTGCAGATCTCAGCCATTCAATAGCAAGCCTATTCGATTGGCGTCAGATTTTGACAGTACTGTTTTTCAGGCCAATCATGTTGACTCGATTGCTCCATCAGCTATTATATTTCATGTTTCTCGATGCGGCTCAACATTGCTTTCGCAATTACTTGGTATTAATGAGCAATGTATTTCCCTGGCAGAGGTTCCTTTGTTTGATGATATACTGCGTTTTCATTTAAAAAATCCAAAGGTAGCCCAAGTAAATCAGCGAGAAGCTCTAAATGCAGCAGTCAAGTTAATGGGCAAAAAACGGGATGAGAGTGAACGTTCTTTGTTTATTAAGGTGGATAGTTGGCATGTCTTTTTTTATGAAACATACAGAAAACTCTATCCTTCTGTTCCATTTATTTTATTGTATCGTTCTCCTGATGAAGTAATTCGCTCTCATCAACAATTGCGCGGAATGCAAGCCGCACCAGGGGTAATTGAACCAGAAGTTTTTGGGTTTAAACCTGAGGATGTTAATTACGCTAACCTAGATGCATATATATGCGATGTGTTAATCAAGTATCAGCAGCAATTTCAAAAGATCGTGCAAACAGATATTAATGCTCATTTGATTAACTATAACGAAGGTCCTTTAAAAATGATGGAGAAAGTATTTCGCATCACAGGAAAATCAGTTACTGATGAGGTGTGGAATGAAATAGTTGAGCGAAGCTCGTTTCACTCTAAGCATCCCGACAGAAAATTCACTGAAGAGCGGAAGCAGGAACTCAATATTTCGGAACTAAATATGGCCTTTAAACTGTATAATGAGTTGGAAGAAATTCGTACATCAGTTACTTCCATTTAG